In Acropora palmata chromosome 7, jaAcrPala1.3, whole genome shotgun sequence, one genomic interval encodes:
- the LOC141885974 gene encoding uncharacterized protein LOC141885974: MADVNSSCISCGKLKEALEVSKREHSLTLKMVKEKIISTDELIRKYQQKCLESEKHLQQASDNTSKLETAQMKIDSLQSQLERSLQSTEPLRKNAVRLHREKSLADSAILELQEKVQKLEKLNSELMTTVKLKEEQECAWRLEKQVQAQEVQKQKKSLEKSESTISKLQEQLKKEKEQYKELNRSLTQANKKTTKLEKQLEEAKDGMESMKLEAEIVRGYNGAKESFRPRMKRKGRQPAKPHTETKQSSPPASYSKQLIAHVIHELSELSDMETALSPLPPSPDRHSVEMSSSSEESEDGTRAYDSDSSLGDLAEMIMGDKTEPGESPTSPSNTVIDTLNCKEENDLQTTENGVANNFASQDGKREFEQVESEEAMKSAVHVPGDCEEFENQTSKDPGKKNGSSDLGETDLRQGLTNLKTKAGGGAAVDDKVIESENRVSLSEKSINTCFGEISANGEMGSSVPSSEQQITENGAVIDGMEINSKDSKLSRQTKDGNSDCKRAKGLKSVTKSSEVSGRDEDISANGETKLVEFTRETRKRLVDHAVVEEAKIENTNIDESMKNAATLVNGEMEHSQPLTQLAKLTPVNEHFDRKKTESENIKDCLQNVRLANCGEMACEELLAENGSLPNSAKSNTESGVTKQNVESKQDTVVSELEKSPSAGRKTSRLTNANKRDGASQSVETTCKLKVTEVGLSSSPKRNEKRVATSPTSRVMTRSRTKAMRLSASSGDESASENWTGNDSNSSPGCVSDVSHHELERNGVDRNTKNSKSDDGCIDVRVSVKRQTQGINAELFCHEVSNTGCPVQTEESIPSFVENVSEKDLTVSFADGNENHKLVNGDEEQESENENVVCSAKPTEKANNYVEPISRDSDDFAVKSVNDLQKTAKTMDEQISSQANDFPGVRETWTQSKEALMETKERCLEQNSNGDNKFVESFEDDTDHLKLDFAPSLRATPSVYETRTVLNPETERNSSASYNANDIIEEPARNVDEIEFTSIDTGGMEDGKLAANTHSDKADFTCSLVAKTTSSVCSEIKGDKAKLSVDTFSPNLSTSKGEESNCNDQDFKLHQENEIPEFSLSTADTTPLSETAPMSVEEERKPGKLNDSDPKRIISSKFVESKGVVNYGACEMFDDSRVVLPTVLSSIPESLEESDRNRNSTEDNNFVPPLKNVDTLEINPGNTNDGDNKVDLAKSFNVVLDAVTARSISLVDKDENECCEDRNFVSAEEIENASALNPDDFTNTETAEFSNETSVFPVEHSSNQEEKSVTTCSDAEISFSSSEASEHFSPKYIPVSISNAEERTSVSCILQEERVVKTNEASKSCVSESSTFHERKTCYRVETFAESGELDSTSSLRVNTENTEGENHCPSVHVKNNLENMSVKGSLQDSLTAHAAILELEERIGNHFLTLSPLPPSPSPSDEESPAFEDLSFGDLPPLSPLPPSPRSLIDEISLFSPELTSTVTNQTRIDRRELGSVSKTSSPPQSGNVFLNDTNMPQKSVKRKASTEDVSVGIKKADSRGTKSVFTCSSDMAASGEKSTLKRSLQERCSQSANDCIHASQCKKIRTKQNSKLSEEGTLPPDVPPGTRSRNNSNFDSSMLDRKASNIWTCDAPKTEKAVNVGKTLRPMMPRRCSNVASKTGLTTVRQGTNTGTDGASVMVEQCSNISSSTGPMKGQPTKVAPKTGPTLFREATDIGTNCRPIMGQQCSNIVSGTGPMKGQPAKTETTSCEPMLGKQSSNISANTDSMVVGQSAQLNNTHSEQTDVDNPTEGQISKYRPLPVRYKAIAEVKYARKCLNRLYEDSVEVKVVVERLGAKRCISSCTPLSSAIINFLKTREDDLMPVIQDKLDKKQELQEWKPVLTGFEERLLQVITQLTGSYPMFGNFVSQLVNLCCRGLMSGNYNASGDSFRGALSLCRVLTSLCNLKEDITCARVVCYDVMRSLHASQQTALELVLAMVTVWPELLPTSSDWWSNDVFPLAKTLQFVLLYWAASCSSDHGRILRRLYRWGNDLQFTSDTLTELGARLINKLNNQELIDVCIGEDGTLAMNSHSFELIKSLELLSCVLGWRWSLDIVITDNIWRVLRTWTERTLESNAARSETVKGEQSNCSKSYSTACFCHTPRTDKKPHSQEKHTEGKGGENDQGEEAEQGHVVCPKCGRLRRQKLAESQVVVCVQLLGGLGKVAIENRQRIVPEIMDLLCGLLEEKRSPNSKVTYAIQLAAATSLLDMSPWQPERVVCALGKWLSDVNNSHSLQAPSCVKEGLMCLMMSDQSKDDMAVT, from the exons ATGGCTGATGTTAACTCATCTTGCATTTCGTGTGGAAAACTCAAGGAG GCTCTTGAGGTTTCCAAGAGAGAACACTCATTGACTTTGAAGATGGTGAAGGAGAAGATTATTTCTACAGA TGAGCTGATCAGGAAATACCAGCAAAAGTGCTTAG AATCTGAGAAGCATCTACAGCAGGCTTCAGATAACACATCCAAGCTAGAGACAGCACAAAT GAAAATAGATTCTTTGCAGAGTCAACTGGAAAGATCTTTGCAGTCAACTGAACCACTAAGAAAA aATGCAGTTAGACTACACCGTGAAAAGTCCCTAGCTGATTCTGCCATCTTGGAATTGCAAGAAAAAGTGCAGAAACTTGAG AAATTGAATTCAGAGCTGATGACTACAGTGAAGTTAAAAGAGGAGCAGGAATGTGCTTGGCGACTGGAGAAACAAGTTCAGGCACAAGAGGTtcaaaaacagaagaaaag ccTCGAGAAGAGCGAATCGACGATTTCAAAGTTGCAAGAGCAgctgaaaaaagagaaag AGCAATACAAAGAATTGAACAGATCTCTGACACAAGCCAACAAAAAGACTACAAAACTCGAAAAGCAACTTGAAGAGGCCAAG GATGGAATGGAAAGTATGAAGCTTGAGGCAGAAATTG TACGAGGATATAATGGTGCTAAAGAAAGCTTCCGACCAAG AATGAAACGCAAAGGCCGCCAACCAGCCAAGCCACACACGGAGACCAAACAATCCTCGCCTCCGGCCAGCTATTCAAAGCAACTCATAGCGCATGTCATTCACGAGCTGAGCGAACTATCAGATATGGAAACTGCCCTCAGCCCGCTTCCTCCCAGTCCAGATAGACATTCCGTGGAAATGAGTAGTTCTTCGGAAGAGAGTGAAGACGGAACGAGAGCATATGACAGTGATTCCAGTTTGGGTGATCTTGCAGAGATGATTATGGGAGATAAAACCGAACCGGGTGAATCCCCGACAAGTCCTTCAAATACTGTGATTGATACTTTGAACTGCAAGGAGGAAAATGATTTGCAAACCACAGAGAACGGTGTTGCCAACAATTTTGCTTCTCAGGATGGAAAAAGGGAATTTGAACAAGTCGAATCGGAAGAGGCAATGAAAAGTGCAGTTCATGTTCCTGGTGATTgtgaagaatttgaaaatcaaaCTTCAAAAGACCCAGGGAAGAAAAATGGAAGCTCCGATTTAGGAGAAACGGATCTCAGGCAGGGGCTAACTAACCTTAAAACGAAAGCTGGAGGCGGTGCTGCAGTGGATGATAAGGTAATTGAGAGTGAAAATCGCGTCTCGTTATCTGAGAAAAGTATCAACACGTGTTTTGGAGAAATATCGGCAAATGGAGAAATGGGATCTTCTGTACCTTCATCTGAACAACAAATAACTGAAAATGGCGCAGTTATCGATGGTATGGAAATTAATAGCAAGGATTCCAAATTATCGCGCCAAACGAAAGATGGTAACTCGGATTGCAAACGCGCCAAAGGTTTGAAATCTGTAACTAAAAGTTCCGAAGTGTCAGGAAGGGATGAAGACATCTCTGCTAATGGAGAAACCAAGCTAGTAGAATTCACTCGTGAAACGAGAAAAAGATTAGTCGATCATGCTGTCGTTGAAGaagcaaaaattgaaaatacaaacatcGACGAATCAATGAAGAATGCTGCCACGTTGGTTAACGGAGAAATGGAACATTCACAGCCATTGACTCAGCTTGCAAAATTAACTCCTGTGAATGAGCACTTTGATCGTAAAAAGACTGAAAGTGAGAATATCAAAGACtgtcttcaaaatgtaagGCTTGCGAATTGTGGAGAAATGGCATGTGAagaacttttagctgaaaatGGTTCTTTGCCAAACTCGGCaaagtccaatactgagagtggagttacaaaacaaaacgttgAGAGTAAACAAGATACTGTCGTTTCTGAATTGGAAAAGTCACCCAGTGCTGGGAGAAAAACATCTCGGTTAAccaatgcaaacaaaagagatGGAGCTTCCCAAAGCGTAGAAACAACttgcaaattaaaagtaaCTGAGGTGGGCCTGAGTTCCAGCCCCAAACGTAACGAGAAACGCGTTGCAACGTCGCCGACGTCACGTGTCATGACTCGATCCAGGACTAAAGCGATGCGGCTCAGTGCCTCGTCTGGAGATGAAAGTGCGTCGGAAAACTGGACTGGGAATGATTCTAACTCGAGCCCAGGTTGTGTTTCAGACGTCTCACATCATGAGTTAGAGCGAAATGGTGTTGATAGAAACACAAAGAATAGCAAAAGTGACGATGGATGCATAGATGTACGAGTATCGGTGAAACGGCAGACACAGGGTATTAACGCTGAGCTTTTTTGCCACGAGGTGTCGAACACTGGGTGTCCTGTGCAGACCGAAGAATCAATCCCAAGTTTCGTTGAAAACGTAAGTGAAAAAGATCTTACGGTTTCCTTCGCTGACGGTAACGAGAACCACAAACTTGTAAATGGAGATGAGGAACAGgaatctgaaaatgaaaacgttGTTTGCTCTGCGAAGCCAACGGAAAAAGCGAACAATTATGTTGAACCGATATCGCGTGATTCAGACGATTTTGCGGTGAAATCAGTAAACGACCTACAAAAGACAGCTAAAACAATGGACGAGCAAATTTCGTCGCAAGCGAATGACTTTCCTGGTGTTAGAGAAACTTGGACACAAAGTAAAGAAGCTCTTATGGAAACGAAGGAAAGATGTCTTGAACAGAACAGCAACGGCGACAATAAATTCGTGGAAAGCTTTGAAGACGATACAGATCATTTAAAACTTGATTTTGCCCCGAGTTTGCGCGCAACGCCATCTGTTTATGAAACACGAACTGTTTTGAATCCTGAGACAGAAAGGAATTCATCTGCGAGCTATAATGCCAACGATATTATTGAAGAACCAGCGCGAAATGTAGACGAAATTGAATTTACGTCCATAGACACCGGAGGTATGGAAGATGGAAAACTTGCTGCGAATACTCACAGTGATAAAGCGGATTTTACGTGCAGCTTAGTGGCTAAGACAACTTCTTCAGTTTGCTCAGAAATAAAAGGAGACAAAGCTAAGCTTTCGGTTGATACGTTTTCTCCAAATTTGTCGACATCAAAGGGCGAGGAGTCAAATTGCAACGACCAAGATTTCAAATTGCATCAGGAAAATGAAATTCCTGAATTCAGTTTATCAACAGCAGATACGACCCCTTTATCAGAGACTGCCCCGATGTCTGTAGAAGAGGAAAGGAAGCCTGGAAAGTTAAATGATAGTGACCCAAAGAGGATTATCAGTTCCAAATTTGTTGAATCCAAGGGCGTTGTAAATTATGGCGCTTGTGAAATGTTTGATGACAGTCGTGTGGTTTTACCGACAGTATTATCGTCAATTCCAGAGTCGTTAGAGGAGTCGGATAGAAATAGAAACTCCACGGAAGACAATAATTTCGTGCCACCACTAAAGAATGTGGACACCTTGGAAATTAACCCGGGAAATACTAATGACGGAGACAATAAAGTGGACCTTGCTAAGTCATTTAATGTAGTTCTTGATGCGGTAACTGCTAGGTCAATTTCATTAGTAGACAAAGACGAAAATGAGTGCTGTGAAGACCGTAATTTTGTTTCAGCAGAAGAGATTGAAAACGCCTCGGCACTAAACCCAGACGACTTTACAAACACCGAAACTGCTGAGTTCTCTAATGAGACATCAGTGTTCCCCGTGGAGCATTCATCAAACCAAGAAGAAAAATCTGTTACCACATGCAGCGACGCTGAGATTTCCTTCAGCTCTAGCGAAGCTTCAGAACACTTTTCTCCTAAGTACATTCCTGTTTCTATCTCGAATGCCGAAGAACGAACCTCCGTGTCATGCATTTTACAAGAGGAAAGAGTAGTTAAAACGAACGAAGCTTCGAAATCGTGTGTCTCAGAGTCTTCGACTTTCCATGAAAGAAAAACGTGTTATCGTGTTGAAACTTTTGCCGAAAGTGGAGAACTTGATTCCACATCTTCTTTGCGGGTAAATACAGAAAACACAGAAGGAGAAAATCATTGTCCTAGTGTTCATGTAAAAAACAACCTCGAGAACATGTCAGTGAAAGGTAGTTTGCAAGACTCTCTAACAGCTCATGCTGCGATTCTGGAACTAGAAGAACGTATTGGCAATCATTTCTTAACACTTTCACCGTTACCTCCTTCTCCAAGTCCATCTGACGAAGAGTCGCCGGCTTTTGAAGACCTTAGTTTCGGTGATTTACCCCCTCTCTCACCACTTCCACCTTCGCCTCGTTCTTTGATCGACGAGATCTCTTTATTTTCTCCAGAACTCACAAGCACTGTTACCAATCAAACGCGAATCGATCGCCGTGAACTCGGCTCAGTTTCCAAAACTAGTTCACCCCCTCAGTCGGGGAACGTTTTTTTGAATGACACAAATATGCCACAAAAGAGTGTGAAACGGAAAGCTTCCACAGAAGACGTATCGGTTGGTATTAAGAAAGCTGATAGTCGTGGAACTAAGAGTGTCTTTACTTGTAGTAGTGACATGGCGGCTTCAGGAGAAAAGAGTACCTTGAAGCGATCTTTACAAGAGAGGTGTTCCCAATCTGCAAATGACTGTATTCATGCTTCTCAATGCAAGAAAATacgaacaaaacaaaattctaAGTTAAGTGAAGAAGGAACGTTGCCTCCAGACGTTCCCCCAGGCACGCGATCAAGGAATAATTCTAATTTTGATAGCTCGATGTTGGACAGAAAGGCTTCCAACATTTGGACTTGTGATGCGCCAAAGACGGAAAAGGCTGTGAACGTTGGGAAAACTCTCAGGCCAATGATGCCAAGACGATGTTCAAACGTTGCTTCCAAGACTGGGCTAACTACGGTTCGCCAGGGAACGAATACTGGGACCGACGGTGCGTCAGTGATGGTGGAACAATGTTCCAACATTTCCTCAAGCACTGGGCCAATGAAGGGCCAGCCTACCAAGGTCGCTCCAAAGACTGGCCCGACTTTGTTTCGCGAGGCAACTGATATTGGGACAAATTGTAGGCCCATTATGGGACAACAATGTTCCAACATTGTCTCCGGCACTGGGCCAATGAAGGGCCAACCTGCCAAAACTGAGACGACCAGTTGCGAGCCGATGTTGGGAAAACAGAGTTCAAACATTTCTGCTAATACTGATTCGATGGTAGTAGGACAATCTGCGCAATTGAATAATACACATTCCGAGCAAACGGACGTTGATAATCCAACTGAAGGCCAAATCAGCAAGTATCGTCCTCTGCCAGTACGTTATAAAGCCATAGCAGAAGTCAAGTACGCGCGTAAGTGCTTAAATCGTCTCTACGAAGACTCAGTAGAAGTAAAAGTCGTGGTGGAACGCCTGGGTGCTAAAAGGTGTATATCATCTTGCACACCTCTGTCGTCAgcaatcattaattttctgaAAACCCGGGAAGACGATCTGATGCCAGTAATTCAGGATAAACTGGACAAGAAGCAGGAGTTGCAGGAATGGAAACCTGTTCTAACCGGCTTTGAGGAACGCCTTTTGCAAGTGATAACTCAGCTAACGGGAAGTTATCCGATGTTTGGGAACTTTGTGTCGCAGTTGGTAAACTTGTGCTGCCGTGGTTTAATGTCAGGGAACTACAACGCAAGTGGCGACAGCTTCAGAGGAGCTCTCTCGTTGTG CCGTGTCCTCACGTCTTTATGTAACCTCAAAGAAGATATTACTTGCGCTCGCGTTGTCTGTTATGACGTTATGCGCTCGCTACACGCTTCCCAACAGACAGCCTTAGAGCTCGTGCTCGCTATGGTAACTGTCTGGCCGGAATTACTTCCAACGTCGTCTGATTGGTGGAGTAATGACGTCTTCCCATTGGCTAAAACGCTGCAGTTTGTATTATTGTACTGGGCGGCTTCGTGTTCCAGTGATCATGGAAGAATTCTACGCAGGCTTTATCGCTGGGGAAATGACTTGCAATTCACGAGTGATACTTTAACAGAACTTGGAGCTCGCTTGATTAACAAGCTAAATAATCAGGAATTGATTGATGTCTGTATCGGTGAAG ATGGCACTCTGGCGATGAATAGTCATTCGTTTGAACTCATTAAATCGCTGGAATTGCTGTCCTGTGTCCTGGGATGGCGATGGAGTTTGGATATCGTTATTACAGACAATATATGGAGAGTACTACGGACTTGGACTGAAAGAACACTTGAATCAAATGCTGCTCGGTCTGAAACTGTGAAAGGAGAGCAAAGCAATTGTAGCAAAAGTTATTCTACAGCCTGCTTTTGTCACACACCAAGAACTGACAAGAAGCCACACAGTCAGGAAAAACATACGGAAGGGAAGGGTGGGGAAAATGATCAGGGTGAAGAGGCTGAGCAAGGTCACGTGGTTTGCCCGAAGTGTGGACGTTTGAGAAGACAGAAACTCGCCGAATCGCAAGTTGTAGTCTGCGTTCAACTGTTAG GTGGTTTGGGCAAGGTCGCAATCGAGAATCGGCAAAGGATTGTGCCTGAAATCATGGACTTACTGTGCGGACTTCTTGAAGAAAAGCGCTCACCGAACTCGAAAG TGACCTACGCCATCCAGTTAGCAGCAGCAACGTCCCTACTGGACATGTCGCCGTGGCAACCAGAAAGAGTGGTATGTGCTCTCGGCAAGTGGTTGTCTGACGTCAACAATTCTCACTCTCTCCAGGCTCCCTCTTGTGTGAAGGAGGGACTCATGTGTCTTATGATGTCAGATCAGAGTAAAGACGACATGGCAGTTACGTAG
- the LOC141885977 gene encoding uncharacterized protein LOC141885977 isoform X1, with product MASSLGLFLNEDDLDEANRLSKKISYCQLAENEKNMVTNILEFNWDSEIQMVSNLLHFPHIMPDDKRLKWLLKGLKEQKHPYYVLAAATGVAGLKLQGKDAEEIVELLKDLSTSQPGVVALRAFMSLVEHLTHPKDTQFVLKFMHKSKSNLRYNSLDWLIENIKDTNELLSLLEDQEIPEDVKLEAIDRVNTPESEVQGKDRTNEDLHHFTFVPNLAEFEALRTKEQTLSELFGELDLDKDGLIGAEELRDFCEDIGQEITKEGAVRDIALVDANKDGKIDKDEWIELMFPKFNIQ from the exons ATGGCGAGTTCATTAG GACTGTTTTTAAACGAAGACGACCTCGATGAAGCAAACAGACTGTCGAAAAAAATAAGCTACTGTCAACTTGCGGAAAACGAGAAGAATATGGTGACAAACATTCTGGAGTTCAACTGGGATTCGGAAATTCAGATGGTATCTAATTTATTACATTTCCCCCATATAATGCCGGATGACAAGCGTTTGAAATGGCTATTAAAAGGCCTGAAGGAACAAAAACATCCGTATTACGTTTTAGCTGCGGCTACTGGCGTTGCAGGTTTGAAATTACAGGGAAAAGATGCTGAGGAAATTGTGGAACTGTTAAAAGACCTTTCTACATCTCAACCTGGTGTGGTAGCCCTGCGCGCTTTCATGTCACTCGTCGAACACCTTACGCATCCAAAAGACACGCAGTTTGTGTTGAAATTCATGCACAAATCCAAGTCGAATTTACGGTACAATTCGCTGGACTGGTTGATTGAGAATATTAAGGATACAAACGAACTGCTTTCGTTGCTCGAGGACCAAGAAATTCCGGAAGATGTGAAACTTGAGGCCATCGACAGGGTAAACACTCCGGAAAGCGAAGTACAAGGTAAAG aCAGGACAAACGAAGACTTGCACCATTTTACCTTCGTTCCAAACCTGGCAGAGTTTGAGGCCTTGCGAACAAAGGAACAAACTCTTTCAGAGTTATTTGGAGAACTCGACCTCGACAAGGATGGTTTGATAGGCGCAGAAGAACTGAGGGATTTCTGCGAAGACATTGGTCAGGAGATCACGAAAGAAGGAGCCGTTAGAGATATTGCTCTTGTGGACGCAAACAAAGATGGTAAAATTGACAAGGATGAATGGATTGAACTAATGTTTCCCAAGTTTAACATCCAATAG
- the LOC141885977 gene encoding uncharacterized protein LOC141885977 isoform X2 — protein sequence MASSLGLFLNEDDLDEANRLSKKISYCQLAENEKNMVTNILEFNWDSEIQMVSNLLHFPHIMPDDKRLKWLLKGLKEQKHPYYVLAAATGVAGLKLQGKDAEEIVELLKDLSTSQPGVVALRAFMSLVEHLTHPKDTQFVLKFMHKSKSNLRYNSLDWLIENIKDTNELLSLLEDQEIPEDVKLEAIDRVNTPESEVQDRTNEDLHHFTFVPNLAEFEALRTKEQTLSELFGELDLDKDGLIGAEELRDFCEDIGQEITKEGAVRDIALVDANKDGKIDKDEWIELMFPKFNIQ from the exons ATGGCGAGTTCATTAG GACTGTTTTTAAACGAAGACGACCTCGATGAAGCAAACAGACTGTCGAAAAAAATAAGCTACTGTCAACTTGCGGAAAACGAGAAGAATATGGTGACAAACATTCTGGAGTTCAACTGGGATTCGGAAATTCAGATGGTATCTAATTTATTACATTTCCCCCATATAATGCCGGATGACAAGCGTTTGAAATGGCTATTAAAAGGCCTGAAGGAACAAAAACATCCGTATTACGTTTTAGCTGCGGCTACTGGCGTTGCAGGTTTGAAATTACAGGGAAAAGATGCTGAGGAAATTGTGGAACTGTTAAAAGACCTTTCTACATCTCAACCTGGTGTGGTAGCCCTGCGCGCTTTCATGTCACTCGTCGAACACCTTACGCATCCAAAAGACACGCAGTTTGTGTTGAAATTCATGCACAAATCCAAGTCGAATTTACGGTACAATTCGCTGGACTGGTTGATTGAGAATATTAAGGATACAAACGAACTGCTTTCGTTGCTCGAGGACCAAGAAATTCCGGAAGATGTGAAACTTGAGGCCATCGACAGGGTAAACACTCCGGAAAGCGAAGTACAAG aCAGGACAAACGAAGACTTGCACCATTTTACCTTCGTTCCAAACCTGGCAGAGTTTGAGGCCTTGCGAACAAAGGAACAAACTCTTTCAGAGTTATTTGGAGAACTCGACCTCGACAAGGATGGTTTGATAGGCGCAGAAGAACTGAGGGATTTCTGCGAAGACATTGGTCAGGAGATCACGAAAGAAGGAGCCGTTAGAGATATTGCTCTTGTGGACGCAAACAAAGATGGTAAAATTGACAAGGATGAATGGATTGAACTAATGTTTCCCAAGTTTAACATCCAATAG